The following are encoded in a window of Ictalurus punctatus breed USDA103 chromosome 13, Coco_2.0, whole genome shotgun sequence genomic DNA:
- the prrt2 gene encoding trafficking regulator of GLUT4 1 isoform X2 yields MDNHQTLTDSLLGPQDREPSSCQTPGPVTTQPSETAFSTHKSDSFPCLQPLSLHQQTQGEEHESGEVVVVVKQKAANGHGVYSSPPEAKTSVPRLSSPPRRHHSLPHTHPPHFGRTRKGSRSSSIAYTAFSPRPSISRHSSLATNPPLDRSKPKDYLILAIIACFCPAWPVNIVGFVYSVMSRNSLEQGNIDGAIRLGRVAKLLSIVSIVGGVVIIVVCAVNLSINVKS; encoded by the exons ATGGACAACCACCAGACACTGACAGACTCATTGCTTGGACCCCAGGATAGAGAGCCATCAAGCTGTCAGACTCCAGGCCCTGTTACAACTCAGCCTTCTGAGACAGCCTTTTCTACACACAAGTCTGACTCATTCCCTTGCCTGCAACCCCTCTCATTGCACCAGCAAACCCAGGGAGAGGAACATGAGTCTGGAGAGGTCGTAGTAGTTGTCAAACAGAAGGCTGCAAATG GTCATGGAGTCTACTCCTCTCCTCCAGAAGCAAAAACGTCAGTTCCCAGACTTTCCTCTCCGCCTCGGCGTCATCATTCCCTGCCCCATACACACCCCCCTCACTTTGGACGCACGCGAAAGGGTAGCAGATCCAGTTCCATTGCTTACACAGCATTCTCCCCACGACCATCAATCTCCCGCCACTCCAGCTTGGCCACCAACCCACCGCTGGATCGCTCCAAACCCAAAGATTACCTTATCCTGGCTATTATCGCCTGCTTCTGCCCTGCTTGGCCAGTTAACATTGTGGGATTTGTCTACTCAGTCATG TCCCGCAACAGCTTGGAACAGGGGAATATCGATGGAGCCATACGGCTTGGCCGGGTAGCTAAGCTACTTTCCATTGTGTCAATTGTGGGTGGGGTTGTCATCATAGTGGTATGTGCTGTCAATTTATCAA TTAATGTGAAATCCTGA
- the cep55l gene encoding centrosomal protein of 55 kDa — MASKGAKETFANKLGFKSSGSKAVEAELEKLKKENAQLKKTLDEISKRNGRHHLTRPDSDKAKLLERILSLETLRERNAQQLLAKEQEISTMRQQLQAEGGEVVASLQNLLDQKRQEAEHREKLFQNLSQETEDLKNKYLAVTAKCQTLEKRSTDMQVPSGEIAMVEEQLRDALEKNQHWLVYDQQREAYVQGILARSAELEQQLNQVKQTLEQQHKETNSEGQSSASMQQEKKLQESQREMEEERKRASCLQAELVELKAKYEEKSREVVRAQEELQEERKSGRRTLAEERKLNTAQVARLQCEIEVANVRLEEEKKRAAELLLQVNLVQKSLLAQHENQKRMADLEKQIQLSARDFENEKLDRQSVQHQLHKVLKELRKARDQIACLESAKPQRETRFSEPSSYTRLDLDKRTSQDRILNPTSPLKSSNMLDESFLECPNCRASYPVSQHRELLAHLDYCFN, encoded by the exons ATGGCATCTAAAGGAGCCAAGGAAACTTTTGCAAATAAACTAGGATTTAAAAGCAGTGGTTCAAAGGCTGTAGAAGCTGAGCTTGAGAAACTGAAGAAGGAAAATGCCCAGTTGAAGAAGACTTTGGATGAAATTTCAAAACGAAACGGAAGGCATCATCTGACACGTCCTGATTCAGATAAGGCCAAGCTGCTGGAG AGAATTTTgtcactggagacactgagggaGAGAAACGCACAGCAGCTGCTGGCTAAAGAACAAGAGATCTCCACCATGAGGCAGCAGCTGCAGGCTGAAGGTGGAGAGGTGGTGGCCTCGCTGCAGAACCTGCTGGATCAGAAAAGGCAGGAGGcagaacacagagagaagcTTTTTCAAAACCTTTCCCAGGAGACAGAGGACctgaaaaacaaatatttggCTGTCACAGCGAAGTGCCAAACACTTGAAAAGCGCAGTACAGACATGCAG GTTCCTTCAGGTGAGATTGCCATGGTCGAGGAGCAACTGCGAGAT GCTCTGGAAAAAAATCAGCACTGGCTTGTTTATGACCAGCAGAGAGAGGCCTATGTTCAGGGGATTCTGGCCAGAAGTGCAGAGCTCGAGCAGCAGTTAAACCAAGTCAAGCAAACACTAGAACAGCAGCACAAAGAGACCAATTCAGAAG GTCAGTCATCTGCCTCCATGCAGCAGGAGaagaagctgcaggagagccagagagagatggaggaagaaCGCAAAAGGGCAAGCTGCCTACAGGCCGAGCTGGTGGAGCTGAAAGCCAAGTATGAAGAGAAGAGCCGTGAGGTGGTGCGAGCCCAGGAGGAGCTGCAAGAGGAGCGGAAAAGTGGCCGACGGACTTTAGCAGAGGAAAGGAAGCTGAACACCGCGCAAGTAGCCAGACTGCAATGCGAGATAGAGGTGGCTAATGTAAGGCTTGAGGAGGAAAAGAAGAGAGCTGCTGAACTGCTACTGCAG GTCAACCTTGTTCAGAAATCTCTACTGGCTCAGCATGAAAATCAGAAAAGAATGGCTGATTTAGAGAAACAG ATCCAGTTGTCTGCTAGAGATTTTGAGAACGAGAAACTGGACCGACAAAGTGTACAGCACCAGCTCCACAAAGTGCTGAAGGAGCTTCGCAAGGCTAGAGACCAAATCGCATGCTTGGAGTCAGCA AAACCGCAGCGAGAAACTCGGTTCTCTGAGCCAAGCTCATACACCAGGCTGGATTTGGATAAGAGGACCAGTCAGGACCGTATCCTGAACCCCACATCTCCATTAAAGAGCTCCAACATGTTGGATGAGAGCTTTCTGGAGTGTCCCAACTGCAGGGCCTCATACCCTGTCAGCCAGCACAGAGAGCTCCTTGCACATCTTGACTACTGCTTTAATTAA
- the prrt2 gene encoding trafficking regulator of GLUT4 1 isoform X1 has product MDNHQTLTDSLLGPQDREPSSCQTPGPVTTQPSETAFSTHKSDSFPCLQPLSLHQQTQGEEHESGEVVVVVKQKAANAGHGVYSSPPEAKTSVPRLSSPPRRHHSLPHTHPPHFGRTRKGSRSSSIAYTAFSPRPSISRHSSLATNPPLDRSKPKDYLILAIIACFCPAWPVNIVGFVYSVMSRNSLEQGNIDGAIRLGRVAKLLSIVSIVGGVVIIVVCAVNLSINVKS; this is encoded by the exons ATGGACAACCACCAGACACTGACAGACTCATTGCTTGGACCCCAGGATAGAGAGCCATCAAGCTGTCAGACTCCAGGCCCTGTTACAACTCAGCCTTCTGAGACAGCCTTTTCTACACACAAGTCTGACTCATTCCCTTGCCTGCAACCCCTCTCATTGCACCAGCAAACCCAGGGAGAGGAACATGAGTCTGGAGAGGTCGTAGTAGTTGTCAAACAGAAGGCTGCAAATG CAGGTCATGGAGTCTACTCCTCTCCTCCAGAAGCAAAAACGTCAGTTCCCAGACTTTCCTCTCCGCCTCGGCGTCATCATTCCCTGCCCCATACACACCCCCCTCACTTTGGACGCACGCGAAAGGGTAGCAGATCCAGTTCCATTGCTTACACAGCATTCTCCCCACGACCATCAATCTCCCGCCACTCCAGCTTGGCCACCAACCCACCGCTGGATCGCTCCAAACCCAAAGATTACCTTATCCTGGCTATTATCGCCTGCTTCTGCCCTGCTTGGCCAGTTAACATTGTGGGATTTGTCTACTCAGTCATG TCCCGCAACAGCTTGGAACAGGGGAATATCGATGGAGCCATACGGCTTGGCCGGGTAGCTAAGCTACTTTCCATTGTGTCAATTGTGGGTGGGGTTGTCATCATAGTGGTATGTGCTGTCAATTTATCAA TTAATGTGAAATCCTGA